The following coding sequences are from one Solea solea chromosome 11, fSolSol10.1, whole genome shotgun sequence window:
- the ralgapb gene encoding ral GTPase-activating protein subunit beta isoform X6, translating into MYSEWRSLQLVVQSDQGHLSVLHTYPTSVGTEVANAVVKPLGTAVSPVATENILKTDKEVKWTMEVLCYGLTLPLEGDTVKLCVDVYTDWMMALVSPRDSMPQPVVKEPNMYIQTILKHLYNVFVPRPEQHSPNHIRLCQQVLTAVQKLARESISMDRETWEVLLLFLLRINDTLLAPPTVGVGVAEKLAEKLMAVLFEVWLLACARCFPTPPYWKTAREMLANWRHHPPVVEQWSRVACALTSRLLRFTHGPSFPPFKVPDEDATLIPLEMDSDCVAQTWYRFLHMLSNPVDLSNPAIVSTTPKFQEQFLNSSGIPHEVVLHPCLKQLPQIFFRAMRGVSCLVDAFLGVSIAKRDVRERVFSFCPVLLSHGISRPRADSAPPTPVNRMSMSPPPSITNTTPPHSRKQRHTVVTKTTSKSSTGSGSQPTKASQQQQQQQQTSSSPTLLSSPNQSSWESRPLPAPARPKVNSILNLFGQWLFDAALVHCKLHSGLSRDPSMTASFIQILLSYKSSIATQVNLELRRKGSQMSNDSMVSNPMFDTNEFPESYEAGRAEACGTLCRIFCSKKTGEEILPVYLSRFYMVLIQGLQISDFICRPVLASIILNSSSLFCTDLKGINVVVPYFIAALETIVPDRELSKFKIYVNPTDLRRASINILLAMLPLPHHFGNIKSEVLLEGKFNEEDGWPHDQPVSFLSLRLRLVNVLIGALQTETDPTNTQLILGAMLNIVQDSALLESIGAQTETGSIDGSHITLRSQSHSRTNSGISFTSGGSTEATSPDSERPAQALLRDYALPDTAAGLLVRSIHLVTQRLNSQWKQDMSISLAALELLAGLAKVKVGVDSADRKRAVSSICRYIVYQCSRPAPLQSRDLHSMIVAAFQFLCVWLTEHPDMLDEKDCLVEVLEIVELGISGSKSRQEQEIRHKGEKEHNPASMRVKDAAEATLSCIMQVLGAFPSPSGPASTCSLLNEDTLIRYARLSATGASNFRYFVLDNSVILAMLEQPLGNEQNPCPSVTVLIRGTAGRHAWTMQLFHQPRGARANQRVFVPESRPMPNNDVGIKYNVKQRPFPEEVDKIPLVKADVSIPDLDDIVSKELEIQHDRLRILMTKQIEYETSLERQSEEIWKSKSFPDPQTDCKPPPPSQEFQTARLFLSHFGFLSLEALKEPNNSRLPPHLIGLESSLPGFFDDISYLDLLPCRPFDTVFIFYVRAGQKNSHEILRNVESSTSVQPHFLEFLLSLGWPVDVGRHPGWTGHLDTSWSLNSCSDSSDIQQTEEAATPEDTGGSVFNGEKKVLYYADALTEIAFVVPSLTENSEESSVHSDSTVEADTNTDIMPALLKQPNLTLELFPNHSENLESAKKLSPLVKTKRSSTGKSFPALGPETKVFVVWVERFDDIENFPLSDLLAETSTGLEASMSNSTSCRSGLLEKDVPLIFIHPLKTGLFRIRLHGAVGKFGMVIPLVDGMVVSRRALGFLVRQTVINVCRRKRLESDLYNPPHVRRKQKITEIVQRYRNKQLEPEFYTSLFHEVGEGKPHL; encoded by the exons ATGTACTCCGAGTGGCGCTCACTGCAGCTGGTGGTGCAGAGTGACCAGGGCCACCTCAGTGTCCTGCACACCTATCCCACCAGTGTGGGCACAGAGGTAGCAAATGCAGTGGTCAAGCCTCTTGGTACTGCTGTGAGCCCTGTTGCCACAGAGAATATCCTCAAGACAGACAAGGAG GTGAAGTGGACCATGGAAGTGCTGTGTTATGGCCTCACTCTCCCCCTAGAGGGGGACACTGTCAAGCTGTGTGTAGATGTGTATACAGACTGGATGATGGCTCTGGTGTCACCCAGAGACTCCATGCCGCAACCTGTGGTTAAGGAGCCCAATATGTACATTCAAACCATACTCAAACATCTTTACAACGTGTTTGTACCAAG ACCTGAGCAGCATAGTCCAAACCATATCAGACTTTGCCAGCAGGTTCTAACTGCAGTCCAGAAACTGGCTCGAGAGTCTATTTCCATGGACCGGGAAACCTGGGAGGTGCTGCTTCTCTTCCTGCTTCGTATTAATGACACGTTGCTTGCCCCACCCACAGTTGGAG TCGGGGTGGCAGAAAAACTGGCAGAAAAATTGATGGCAGTACTGTTTGAAGTGTGGCTGCTGGCATGTGCTCGCTGTTTTCCCACACCACCTTATTGGAAGACAGCAAGAGAGATGCTGGCCAACTGGAGACACCACCCACCTGTTGTAGAGCAGTGGAGCAGAGTGGCCTGTGCCCTGACCTCCAG GCTTCTGCGCTTCACCCATGGACCATCTTTCCCACCCTTTAAAGTTCCTGATGAGGATGCCACCCTGATTCCTTTGGAGATGGACAGTGATTGTGTGGCACAGACCTGGTATCGCTTTCTCCACATGCTTAG taaccCAGTGGACCTGAGCAACCCTGCAATAGTGAGCACCACTCCAAAGTTTCAGGAACAGTTTCTTAACTCCAGTGGTATCCCTCATGAAGTGGTACTGCATCCATGTTTGAAACAACTACCACAGATCTTCTTCAGGGCAATGAGGGGTGTTAGCTGCCTCGTAGATGCCTTCTTGG GTGTCTCTATTGCAAAGAGAGATGTACGGGAGAGGGTGTTCTCTTTTTGCCCTGTGCTGCTCTCTCATG GTATATCGCGTCCCAGAGCTGACAGTGCCCCGCCCACTCCAGTCAACAGAATGAGCATGTCTCCGCCCCCCTCCATCACCAACACCACGCCTCCTCACAGCCGCAAGCAGCGACACACAGTGGTCACTAAAACCACAAGCAAGAGTTCAACT GGCAGTGGTAGTCAACCAACCAAAGCAtcccagcagcaacagcagcagcagcaaacttcTTCCTCCCCAACGCTGCTTTCCAGCCCCAATCAGAGCAGCTGGGAGTCTCGGCCTCTGCCAGCCCCGGCACGGCCGAAAGTCAACAGCATCCTCAATCTGTTCGGCCAGTGGCTTTTCGATGCTGCTCTGGTGCACTGTAAGCTCCACAGTGGCCTCAGCCGAGACCCTAGCATGACTG CCTCTTTTATCCAAATTCTCCTTTCTTATAAATCTT CGATAGCCACTCAAGTAAATCTGGAGCTGAGACGGaaaggttctcaaatgtccaatGATTCCATGGTGTCTAATCCCATGTTTGACACCAATGAGTTCCCAGAGAGCTACGAGGCAGGACGTGCCGAGGCCTGTGGGACACTCTGCCGCATCTTCTGTAGCAAGAAAACTGGCGAAGAGATTCTACCTGTTTACCTGTCCAG GTTCTACATGGTGTTGATTCAGGGTCTCCAGATCTCAGATTTCATCTGTAGACCAGTTCTGGCTTCTATCATTCTcaactcttcctctctcttctgtACTGACCTGAAGGGCATCAATGTGGTTGTGCCCTATTTCATAGCTGCCTTGGAGACCATTGTACCAGACAG gGAGTTATCTAAATTCAAGATATATGTAAATCCTACTGACCTGAGGAGAGCCTCCATCAACATCCTACTTGCCATGTTGCCATTACCACATCACTTTGGCAACATCAAATCAGAG GTTCTGTTGGAGGGAAAGTTCAATGAGGAGGATGGATGGCCTCATGACCAGCCTGTGTCTTTCCTGTCCCTACGGCTACGTCTTGTCAATGTCCTAATAGGAGCACTGCAGACTGAGACTGACCCCACTAACACACAGCTCATCCTGG GTGCAATGCTCAATATTGTTCAAGACTCAGCACTGTTGGAGTCCATTGGTGCACAGACTGAAACA GGAAGTATAGACGGAAGCCACATCACATTGaggagtcagagtcacagtcgcACCAATAGTGGCATTAGTTTTACCAGTGGAGGCAGCACTGAGGCGACAAGCCCAGACTCTGAGCGCCCTGCCCAGGCCCTGCTACGAGACTACG CTCTTCCAGATACGGCGGCAGGCCTGTTGGTGCGCAGCATCCACCTGGTCACTCAGAGGCTCAACTCTCAGTGGAAGCAAGACATGAGCATTTCACTGGCTGCTCTGGAGCTGCTGGCTGGCCTAGCGAAG GTAAAGGTGGGAGTAGACTCAGCAGACCGTAAACGTGCCGTCAGCTCTATATGTAGGTACATTGTGTACCAGTGTAGCCGGCCTGCTCCTCTTCAATCCCGAGACCTCCACTCTATGATAGTAGCTGCCTTCcaattcctgtgtgtgtggctcacAGAACACCCTGACATGCTGGATGAGAAG GACTGTCTGGTAGAGGTGTTAGAAATTGTAGAGCTGGGAATCTCTGGTAGCAAGTCCCGACAGGAGCAGGAAATTCGACATAAAGGAGAAAAGGAGCACAATCCAGCTTCAATGAGAGTGAAGGACGCTGCTGAGGCCACTCTGTCCTG TATCATGCAGGTGTTGGGGGCCTTCCCTTCTCCCAGTGGACCCGCCTCCACCTGCAGCCTACTGAATGAAGACACCCTTATTCGCTATGCTAGACTGAGCGCTACAGGAGCCAGCAACTTCCGCTACTTTGTGCTAGACAACTCTGTAATCCTCGCCATGCTGGAGCAACCACTTGGCAATGAACAGA ACCCCTGTCCATCAGTGACAGTTTTAATCAGAGGCACTGCAGGCAGACATGCCTGGACCATGCAGCTTTTCCACCAACCCAGAGGAGCTCGAGCCAATCAGAGG GTGTTTGTTCCTGAGAGCCGTCCAATGCCTAACAATGATGTGGGGATAAAATACAACGTCAAGCAGAGGCCTTTCCCGGAAGAGGTGGATAAGATTCCTCTTGTCAAAGCTGATGTCAGTATTCCTGACCTGGATGATATTGTCAGTAAAGAG TTGGAAATTCAGCACGACCGGCTTCGGATTCTAATGACCAAGCAGATAGAGTATGAGACTTCGTTGGAGCGGCAAAGTGAGGAGATCTGGAAGTCCAAGTCTTTCCCTGACCCACAGACAGACTGCAAACCCCCGCCACCATCGCAGGAGTTCCAGACAGCACGACTTTTCCTCTCCCACTTTGGCTTTCTGTCTCTGGAGGCACTCAAG GAGCCCAACAACAGTCGTCTACCTCCGCATCTGATTGGCCTAGAGTCATCCTTGCCAGGGTTTTTTGATGACATCAGCTACCTGGACCTGCTTCCCTGTAGACCGTTTGACACCGTCTTTATTTTCTATGTGAGAGCTGGACAGAAAAACAGCCATGAG ATCCTGAGAAATGTGGAGTCGTCGACCAGCGTCCAGCCTCACTTTTTGGAGTTCCTGCTGTCCTTGGGCTGGCCTGTGGACGTGGGACGTCACCCAGGGTGGACGGGACACCTAGATACCAGCTGGTCCCTCAACTCTTGCTCGGACAGCAGTGACATACAACAGACAG aggAAGCAGCCACTCCTGAAGACACAGGAGGTTCAGTGTTCAATGGGGAGAAGAAAGTTCTATATTACGCTGACGCTCTAACAGAGATTGCCTTCGTTGTTCCGTCTTTGACAGAAAACTCTG AGGAGTCGTCGGTACACAGTGACTCCACAGTGGAGGCAGATACCAACACAGATATCATGCCTGCTTTACTCAAACAACCCAACCTCACACTGGAGCTGTTCCCTAACCATTCAGAAAACCTGGAGTCTGCTAAGAAG CTGAGTCCTTTGGTGAAAACAAAGAGGTCATCAACTGGAAAGTCTTTCCCAGCACTGGGTCCTGAGACAAAAGTGTTTGTGGTCTGGGTGGAGCGCTTTGATGATATTG agAACTTCCCGTTGTCTGATCTCTTGGCGGAAACCAGCACAGGCTTGGAGGCTAGCATGAGCAACAGCACTTCCTGCAG GTCAGGGTTACTAGAGAAGGATGTTCCTCTGATCTTCATCCATCCTCTGAAGACGGGACTCTTCAGGATCCGGCTGCATGGAGCCGTGGGCAAATTTGGCATGGTGATTCCCCTGGTGGACGGCATGGTGGTCAGCCGCAGAGCTCTTG GTTTTCTCGTGCGTCAAACAGTTATCAACGTGTGCCGACGGAAGCGTCTGGAAAGTGACTTGTACAACCCGCCTCACGTGAGGCGGAAGCAGAAAATCACTGAGATCGTCCAGCGTTACCGCAACAAGCAGCTGGAGCCGGAGTTTTACACCTCGCTCTTCCATGAGGTGGGGGAGGGAAAGCCTCACCTCTAA
- the ralgapb gene encoding ral GTPase-activating protein subunit beta isoform X3 yields the protein MYSEWRSLQLVVQSDQGHLSVLHTYPTSVGTEVANAVVKPLGTAVSPVATENILKTDKEVKWTMEVLCYGLTLPLEGDTVKLCVDVYTDWMMALVSPRDSMPQPVVKEPNMYIQTILKHLYNVFVPRPEQHSPNHIRLCQQVLTAVQKLARESISMDRETWEVLLLFLLRINDTLLAPPTVGVGVAEKLAEKLMAVLFEVWLLACARCFPTPPYWKTAREMLANWRHHPPVVEQWSRVACALTSRLLRFTHGPSFPPFKVPDEDATLIPLEMDSDCVAQTWYRFLHMLSNPVDLSNPAIVSTTPKFQEQFLNSSGIPHEVVLHPCLKQLPQIFFRAMRGVSCLVDAFLGVSIAKRDVRERVFSFCPVLLSHGISRPRADSAPPTPVNRMSMSPPPSITNTTPPHSRKQRHTVVTKTTSKSSTGSGSQPTKASQQQQQQQQTSSSPTLLSSPNQSSWESRPLPAPARPKVNSILNLFGQWLFDAALVHCKLHSGLSRDPSMTASFIQILLSYKSSIATQVNLELRRKGSQMSNDSMVSNPMFDTNEFPESYEAGRAEACGTLCRIFCSKKTGEEILPVYLSRFYMVLIQGLQISDFICRPVLASIILNSSSLFCTDLKGINVVVPYFIAALETIVPDRELSKFKIYVNPTDLRRASINILLAMLPLPHHFGNIKSEVLLEGKFNEEDGWPHDQPVSFLSLRLRLVNVLIGALQTETDPTNTQLILGAMLNIVQDSALLESIGAQTETGSIDGSHITLRSQSHSRTNSGISFTSGGSTEATSPDSERPAQALLRDYDTAAGLLVRSIHLVTQRLNSQWKQDMSISLAALELLAGLAKVKVGVDSADRKRAVSSICRYIVYQCSRPAPLQSRDLHSMIVAAFQFLCVWLTEHPDMLDEKDCLVEVLEIVELGISGSKSRQEQEIRHKGEKEHNPASMRVKDAAEATLSCIMQVLGAFPSPSGPASTCSLLNEDTLIRYARLSATGASNFRYFVLDNSVILAMLEQPLGNEQNPCPSVTVLIRGTAGRHAWTMQLFHQPRGARANQRQVFVPESRPMPNNDVGIKYNVKQRPFPEEVDKIPLVKADVSIPDLDDIVSKEVCFLGWQDDSRATNTLMSNFPHLEIQHDRLRILMTKQIEYETSLERQSEEIWKSKSFPDPQTDCKPPPPSQEFQTARLFLSHFGFLSLEALKEPNNSRLPPHLIGLESSLPGFFDDISYLDLLPCRPFDTVFIFYVRAGQKNSHEILRNVESSTSVQPHFLEFLLSLGWPVDVGRHPGWTGHLDTSWSLNSCSDSSDIQQTEEAATPEDTGGSVFNGEKKVLYYADALTEIAFVVPSLTENSEESSVHSDSTVEADTNTDIMPALLKQPNLTLELFPNHSENLESAKKLSPLVKTKRSSTGKSFPALGPETKVFVVWVERFDDIENFPLSDLLAETSTGLEASMSNSTSCRSGLLEKDVPLIFIHPLKTGLFRIRLHGAVGKFGMVIPLVDGMVVSRRALGFLVRQTVINVCRRKRLESDLYNPPHVRRKQKITEIVQRYRNKQLEPEFYTSLFHEVGEGKPHL from the exons ATGTACTCCGAGTGGCGCTCACTGCAGCTGGTGGTGCAGAGTGACCAGGGCCACCTCAGTGTCCTGCACACCTATCCCACCAGTGTGGGCACAGAGGTAGCAAATGCAGTGGTCAAGCCTCTTGGTACTGCTGTGAGCCCTGTTGCCACAGAGAATATCCTCAAGACAGACAAGGAG GTGAAGTGGACCATGGAAGTGCTGTGTTATGGCCTCACTCTCCCCCTAGAGGGGGACACTGTCAAGCTGTGTGTAGATGTGTATACAGACTGGATGATGGCTCTGGTGTCACCCAGAGACTCCATGCCGCAACCTGTGGTTAAGGAGCCCAATATGTACATTCAAACCATACTCAAACATCTTTACAACGTGTTTGTACCAAG ACCTGAGCAGCATAGTCCAAACCATATCAGACTTTGCCAGCAGGTTCTAACTGCAGTCCAGAAACTGGCTCGAGAGTCTATTTCCATGGACCGGGAAACCTGGGAGGTGCTGCTTCTCTTCCTGCTTCGTATTAATGACACGTTGCTTGCCCCACCCACAGTTGGAG TCGGGGTGGCAGAAAAACTGGCAGAAAAATTGATGGCAGTACTGTTTGAAGTGTGGCTGCTGGCATGTGCTCGCTGTTTTCCCACACCACCTTATTGGAAGACAGCAAGAGAGATGCTGGCCAACTGGAGACACCACCCACCTGTTGTAGAGCAGTGGAGCAGAGTGGCCTGTGCCCTGACCTCCAG GCTTCTGCGCTTCACCCATGGACCATCTTTCCCACCCTTTAAAGTTCCTGATGAGGATGCCACCCTGATTCCTTTGGAGATGGACAGTGATTGTGTGGCACAGACCTGGTATCGCTTTCTCCACATGCTTAG taaccCAGTGGACCTGAGCAACCCTGCAATAGTGAGCACCACTCCAAAGTTTCAGGAACAGTTTCTTAACTCCAGTGGTATCCCTCATGAAGTGGTACTGCATCCATGTTTGAAACAACTACCACAGATCTTCTTCAGGGCAATGAGGGGTGTTAGCTGCCTCGTAGATGCCTTCTTGG GTGTCTCTATTGCAAAGAGAGATGTACGGGAGAGGGTGTTCTCTTTTTGCCCTGTGCTGCTCTCTCATG GTATATCGCGTCCCAGAGCTGACAGTGCCCCGCCCACTCCAGTCAACAGAATGAGCATGTCTCCGCCCCCCTCCATCACCAACACCACGCCTCCTCACAGCCGCAAGCAGCGACACACAGTGGTCACTAAAACCACAAGCAAGAGTTCAACT GGCAGTGGTAGTCAACCAACCAAAGCAtcccagcagcaacagcagcagcagcaaacttcTTCCTCCCCAACGCTGCTTTCCAGCCCCAATCAGAGCAGCTGGGAGTCTCGGCCTCTGCCAGCCCCGGCACGGCCGAAAGTCAACAGCATCCTCAATCTGTTCGGCCAGTGGCTTTTCGATGCTGCTCTGGTGCACTGTAAGCTCCACAGTGGCCTCAGCCGAGACCCTAGCATGACTG CCTCTTTTATCCAAATTCTCCTTTCTTATAAATCTT CGATAGCCACTCAAGTAAATCTGGAGCTGAGACGGaaaggttctcaaatgtccaatGATTCCATGGTGTCTAATCCCATGTTTGACACCAATGAGTTCCCAGAGAGCTACGAGGCAGGACGTGCCGAGGCCTGTGGGACACTCTGCCGCATCTTCTGTAGCAAGAAAACTGGCGAAGAGATTCTACCTGTTTACCTGTCCAG GTTCTACATGGTGTTGATTCAGGGTCTCCAGATCTCAGATTTCATCTGTAGACCAGTTCTGGCTTCTATCATTCTcaactcttcctctctcttctgtACTGACCTGAAGGGCATCAATGTGGTTGTGCCCTATTTCATAGCTGCCTTGGAGACCATTGTACCAGACAG gGAGTTATCTAAATTCAAGATATATGTAAATCCTACTGACCTGAGGAGAGCCTCCATCAACATCCTACTTGCCATGTTGCCATTACCACATCACTTTGGCAACATCAAATCAGAG GTTCTGTTGGAGGGAAAGTTCAATGAGGAGGATGGATGGCCTCATGACCAGCCTGTGTCTTTCCTGTCCCTACGGCTACGTCTTGTCAATGTCCTAATAGGAGCACTGCAGACTGAGACTGACCCCACTAACACACAGCTCATCCTGG GTGCAATGCTCAATATTGTTCAAGACTCAGCACTGTTGGAGTCCATTGGTGCACAGACTGAAACA GGAAGTATAGACGGAAGCCACATCACATTGaggagtcagagtcacagtcgcACCAATAGTGGCATTAGTTTTACCAGTGGAGGCAGCACTGAGGCGACAAGCCCAGACTCTGAGCGCCCTGCCCAGGCCCTGCTACGAGACTACG ATACGGCGGCAGGCCTGTTGGTGCGCAGCATCCACCTGGTCACTCAGAGGCTCAACTCTCAGTGGAAGCAAGACATGAGCATTTCACTGGCTGCTCTGGAGCTGCTGGCTGGCCTAGCGAAG GTAAAGGTGGGAGTAGACTCAGCAGACCGTAAACGTGCCGTCAGCTCTATATGTAGGTACATTGTGTACCAGTGTAGCCGGCCTGCTCCTCTTCAATCCCGAGACCTCCACTCTATGATAGTAGCTGCCTTCcaattcctgtgtgtgtggctcacAGAACACCCTGACATGCTGGATGAGAAG GACTGTCTGGTAGAGGTGTTAGAAATTGTAGAGCTGGGAATCTCTGGTAGCAAGTCCCGACAGGAGCAGGAAATTCGACATAAAGGAGAAAAGGAGCACAATCCAGCTTCAATGAGAGTGAAGGACGCTGCTGAGGCCACTCTGTCCTG TATCATGCAGGTGTTGGGGGCCTTCCCTTCTCCCAGTGGACCCGCCTCCACCTGCAGCCTACTGAATGAAGACACCCTTATTCGCTATGCTAGACTGAGCGCTACAGGAGCCAGCAACTTCCGCTACTTTGTGCTAGACAACTCTGTAATCCTCGCCATGCTGGAGCAACCACTTGGCAATGAACAGA ACCCCTGTCCATCAGTGACAGTTTTAATCAGAGGCACTGCAGGCAGACATGCCTGGACCATGCAGCTTTTCCACCAACCCAGAGGAGCTCGAGCCAATCAGAGG CAGGTGTTTGTTCCTGAGAGCCGTCCAATGCCTAACAATGATGTGGGGATAAAATACAACGTCAAGCAGAGGCCTTTCCCGGAAGAGGTGGATAAGATTCCTCTTGTCAAAGCTGATGTCAGTATTCCTGACCTGGATGATATTGTCAGTAAAGAG gtgtgttttttgggcTGGCAGGATGATTCAAGAGCTACAAATACACTGATGAGTAATTTCCCACAC TTGGAAATTCAGCACGACCGGCTTCGGATTCTAATGACCAAGCAGATAGAGTATGAGACTTCGTTGGAGCGGCAAAGTGAGGAGATCTGGAAGTCCAAGTCTTTCCCTGACCCACAGACAGACTGCAAACCCCCGCCACCATCGCAGGAGTTCCAGACAGCACGACTTTTCCTCTCCCACTTTGGCTTTCTGTCTCTGGAGGCACTCAAG GAGCCCAACAACAGTCGTCTACCTCCGCATCTGATTGGCCTAGAGTCATCCTTGCCAGGGTTTTTTGATGACATCAGCTACCTGGACCTGCTTCCCTGTAGACCGTTTGACACCGTCTTTATTTTCTATGTGAGAGCTGGACAGAAAAACAGCCATGAG ATCCTGAGAAATGTGGAGTCGTCGACCAGCGTCCAGCCTCACTTTTTGGAGTTCCTGCTGTCCTTGGGCTGGCCTGTGGACGTGGGACGTCACCCAGGGTGGACGGGACACCTAGATACCAGCTGGTCCCTCAACTCTTGCTCGGACAGCAGTGACATACAACAGACAG aggAAGCAGCCACTCCTGAAGACACAGGAGGTTCAGTGTTCAATGGGGAGAAGAAAGTTCTATATTACGCTGACGCTCTAACAGAGATTGCCTTCGTTGTTCCGTCTTTGACAGAAAACTCTG AGGAGTCGTCGGTACACAGTGACTCCACAGTGGAGGCAGATACCAACACAGATATCATGCCTGCTTTACTCAAACAACCCAACCTCACACTGGAGCTGTTCCCTAACCATTCAGAAAACCTGGAGTCTGCTAAGAAG CTGAGTCCTTTGGTGAAAACAAAGAGGTCATCAACTGGAAAGTCTTTCCCAGCACTGGGTCCTGAGACAAAAGTGTTTGTGGTCTGGGTGGAGCGCTTTGATGATATTG agAACTTCCCGTTGTCTGATCTCTTGGCGGAAACCAGCACAGGCTTGGAGGCTAGCATGAGCAACAGCACTTCCTGCAG GTCAGGGTTACTAGAGAAGGATGTTCCTCTGATCTTCATCCATCCTCTGAAGACGGGACTCTTCAGGATCCGGCTGCATGGAGCCGTGGGCAAATTTGGCATGGTGATTCCCCTGGTGGACGGCATGGTGGTCAGCCGCAGAGCTCTTG GTTTTCTCGTGCGTCAAACAGTTATCAACGTGTGCCGACGGAAGCGTCTGGAAAGTGACTTGTACAACCCGCCTCACGTGAGGCGGAAGCAGAAAATCACTGAGATCGTCCAGCGTTACCGCAACAAGCAGCTGGAGCCGGAGTTTTACACCTCGCTCTTCCATGAGGTGGGGGAGGGAAAGCCTCACCTCTAA